From a single Streptomyces sp. NBC_00377 genomic region:
- a CDS encoding sarcosine oxidase subunit delta family protein: MLLIPCPWCGPRDEAEFHYGGQAHVPYPEDPSAVSDEDWARYLFFRDNPKGPFAERWSHAAGCRRWFNAVRDTSTNEILTVYRTGETRPAAVAPRPAVPARPAAAEARPATGTEPRSVTSARPAFADEALAGPQRGSGAIPGGAEGPAPLQDGTVRSGGDVTAAGGPATGQPFRHPTRGRIRREATLTFIFDGIEYQGHRGDTLASALLANGVVQAGTSIKLGRPRGIFSAGPEEPNAVVQIEAPFPEPMLPATTVELYDGLVASSLPGQGRLSTAPDPARYDAVHAHCDLLVVGAGPAGLAAAAAAARSGARVVLADDRPEPGGSLLGSGEHLDWVEGVTGLLEAEPEVRVLRRTTVFGYYDDNHLLAVERRTNHLGADAPAAMSRERVWRIRARRVVLATGAHERSLVFADNDRPGVMLAASARTYVHRYGVLPGRHAVVFTTNDSAYATALDLAAAGVDIAAIVDTRSEPGEWAERARTAGIEVFGGHAVTGTEGGTRLAAVTVAPYGKAGVRREFAADLLLVSGGWNPVTHLFSQAGGRLRYDEALGSFVPDACRQAVEVAGSASGVLDLSRVLAQGAAAGARAIEAEGYTCEPPRLPEVAAQPHTPPMHVYVVSGTSGPRRFVDLQRDVTVDDLARATGAGMRSVEHTKRYTTAGTANDQGKTSGVLAGGVVAELLGVDVSALGTTTFRPPYTPVSFATLAGRDRGALHDPVRVTALHDWHTGHGALFENVGQWKRPWYYPHDGEDMETAVLRECAAAREGVAFMDASTLGKIDVQGADAGVFLDRLYTNMMSTLKVGMIRYGVMCRPDGMIFDDGTVIRVAQNRFLVTTTTGNAAAVLDWMEEWLQTEWPELDVHCTSVTEQWATVALVGPRSREVLGTLAPQLAVANEDFPFMAWRDTQVAGIAARVCRISFSGELAYEINVSPWEALALWEALYEVGAPYGITPYGTETMHVLRAEKGYPIIGQDTDGTVTPQDLGMSWVVSKKKPDFIGKRSHARADTARADRKHLVGLLPEDSGAFLPEGTQLIADSVLPAPPVPMLGHVTSSYRSAALGRTFALALIKGGRERVGERLYAPVGDRMVAVTVASPVLYDPEGARRDG; encoded by the coding sequence ATGCTGCTCATCCCCTGCCCGTGGTGCGGGCCCCGCGACGAGGCCGAGTTCCACTACGGCGGCCAGGCGCACGTGCCGTACCCCGAGGACCCGTCGGCCGTCAGCGACGAGGACTGGGCCCGGTACTTGTTCTTCCGCGACAACCCGAAGGGCCCCTTCGCCGAGCGCTGGAGCCACGCGGCGGGCTGCCGCCGCTGGTTCAACGCGGTCCGCGACACCTCGACGAACGAGATCCTGACGGTCTACCGGACGGGTGAGACACGCCCGGCGGCTGTCGCGCCGAGGCCCGCCGTGCCGGCCCGTCCGGCGGCGGCCGAGGCCCGTCCGGCGACCGGGACCGAGCCACGGTCGGTGACTTCAGCCCGTCCGGCGTTCGCGGACGAGGCCCTCGCGGGGCCGCAGCGCGGGTCCGGTGCAATCCCCGGCGGGGCCGAAGGGCCGGCGCCCCTTCAGGACGGGACGGTCAGGAGCGGCGGGGACGTGACAGCCGCCGGCGGCCCGGCCACAGGCCAACCGTTCCGCCACCCCACCCGGGGCCGCATCCGCCGCGAGGCGACCCTCACCTTCATCTTCGACGGAATCGAGTACCAGGGCCACCGCGGCGACACCCTCGCCTCGGCCCTCCTCGCCAACGGAGTCGTCCAGGCCGGCACCAGCATCAAGCTCGGCCGCCCGCGCGGCATCTTCTCCGCGGGTCCCGAGGAGCCCAACGCGGTCGTTCAGATCGAGGCCCCCTTCCCCGAACCGATGCTCCCCGCGACAACGGTCGAGCTGTACGACGGCCTGGTCGCGAGCAGCCTGCCCGGTCAGGGCCGCCTCTCCACCGCACCGGACCCCGCCCGCTACGACGCCGTGCACGCGCACTGCGACCTGCTGGTCGTCGGCGCGGGCCCGGCCGGCCTCGCGGCCGCGGCGGCGGCAGCCAGGAGCGGCGCGCGCGTCGTCCTCGCCGACGACCGGCCGGAGCCGGGCGGCAGTCTGCTGGGCTCGGGCGAACACCTCGACTGGGTGGAGGGGGTCACCGGACTGCTCGAAGCCGAACCGGAGGTGCGCGTCCTGCGCCGCACCACCGTCTTCGGCTACTACGACGACAACCATCTCCTCGCGGTGGAACGCCGCACGAACCACCTCGGCGCGGACGCCCCGGCGGCCATGTCCCGCGAGCGCGTCTGGCGCATCCGGGCCCGTCGCGTGGTTCTCGCCACCGGCGCCCACGAACGTTCGCTGGTCTTCGCGGACAACGACCGCCCCGGCGTGATGCTGGCCGCCTCGGCCCGGACGTATGTCCATCGGTACGGCGTGCTGCCCGGTCGGCACGCGGTCGTCTTCACCACCAACGACAGCGCCTACGCGACGGCGCTGGACCTCGCCGCGGCGGGCGTGGACATCGCGGCGATCGTCGACACCCGCTCCGAGCCGGGGGAGTGGGCCGAGCGTGCCCGGACCGCCGGCATCGAGGTGTTCGGCGGACATGCCGTCACCGGCACGGAAGGCGGCACCCGCCTCGCCGCTGTGACCGTCGCCCCGTACGGAAAGGCCGGGGTCCGACGGGAGTTCGCCGCCGACCTGTTGCTGGTCTCCGGCGGCTGGAACCCGGTGACGCATCTGTTCAGCCAGGCAGGCGGCAGGCTGCGCTACGACGAGGCGCTGGGCTCCTTCGTCCCCGACGCCTGCCGTCAGGCGGTCGAGGTCGCGGGCAGCGCGAGCGGTGTCCTGGACCTGAGCCGCGTCCTGGCCCAGGGCGCGGCGGCCGGTGCGCGCGCGATCGAGGCCGAGGGCTACACCTGCGAGCCGCCGCGCCTCCCGGAGGTGGCCGCACAGCCGCACACACCACCCATGCACGTCTACGTGGTCTCCGGCACCTCCGGCCCCCGCCGCTTCGTCGACCTCCAGCGCGACGTCACCGTCGACGATCTGGCCCGGGCGACCGGCGCCGGTATGCGCTCGGTCGAGCACACCAAGCGCTACACCACGGCCGGCACCGCGAACGACCAGGGCAAGACATCCGGCGTCCTGGCGGGCGGCGTCGTCGCCGAACTGCTCGGCGTGGACGTGTCGGCCCTCGGCACCACCACGTTCCGGCCGCCCTACACACCCGTCTCCTTCGCCACGCTCGCCGGCCGCGACCGGGGAGCGCTGCACGACCCGGTCCGGGTGACCGCCCTGCACGACTGGCACACCGGACACGGCGCCCTGTTCGAGAACGTTGGCCAGTGGAAGCGCCCCTGGTACTACCCGCACGACGGCGAGGACATGGAAACCGCCGTGCTGCGCGAGTGCGCCGCCGCGCGCGAGGGCGTCGCCTTCATGGACGCCTCCACCCTCGGCAAGATCGACGTACAGGGCGCGGACGCCGGCGTCTTCCTCGACCGGCTCTACACCAACATGATGAGCACCCTGAAGGTCGGCATGATCCGCTACGGCGTCATGTGCCGGCCGGACGGCATGATCTTCGACGACGGCACGGTCATCCGCGTCGCCCAGAACCGCTTCCTCGTCACCACCACGACCGGCAACGCGGCGGCCGTACTGGACTGGATGGAGGAGTGGCTCCAGACGGAGTGGCCCGAACTGGACGTCCACTGCACCTCCGTGACCGAGCAGTGGGCCACGGTCGCCCTGGTCGGGCCGCGCTCCCGCGAGGTCCTGGGCACGCTCGCCCCGCAACTCGCCGTGGCCAACGAGGACTTCCCGTTCATGGCGTGGCGTGACACGCAGGTCGCGGGCATCGCGGCCAGGGTGTGCCGGATCAGCTTCTCCGGTGAACTGGCCTACGAGATCAACGTGTCACCGTGGGAGGCCCTCGCCCTCTGGGAAGCGCTGTACGAGGTCGGCGCCCCGTACGGCATCACCCCGTACGGCACCGAGACCATGCACGTCCTGAGGGCGGAGAAGGGGTACCCGATCATCGGCCAGGACACCGACGGCACCGTCACCCCGCAGGACCTCGGCATGAGCTGGGTGGTGTCGAAGAAGAAGCCCGACTTCATCGGCAAGCGCTCCCACGCGCGTGCGGACACCGCGCGTGCCGACCGCAAGCACCTGGTCGGGCTGCTCCCGGAGGACTCCGGCGCCTTCCTCCCGGAGGGCACCCAGCTGATCGCCGACAGCGTGCTGCCCGCGCCGCCCGTCCCGATGCTCGGCCACGTCACCTCCAGCTACCGCAGCGCCGCCCTGGGCCGGACCTTCGCGCTGGCCCTGATCAAGGGCGGCCGGGAGCGTGTCGGTGAGCGGCTGTACGCCCCGGTGGGCGACCGGATGGTCGCGGTGACCGTCGCAAGCCCCGTCCTCTACGACCCCGAGGGAGCCCGTCGCGATGGCTGA
- a CDS encoding sarcosine oxidase subunit beta family protein: MSPRTPGSELPEHPDRLWRTPEPKRSYDVVIVGGGGHGLATAHYLAKNHGITDVAVLEKGWLAGGNMARNTTIIRSNYLWDESAGIYEHALKLWEGLAEELDYPILFSQRGVLNLAHSLQDVRDSVRRVEANRLNGVDAEWLGAEQVKEVCPIVNISPDVRYPVLGATYQPRAGIAKHDHVAWGLARSADAAGIDIIQNCEVTGLDVVDGRVVGVQTTLGPIAAGKVALCSAGHTSVLAAMAGIELPLQSHPLQALVSELLEPVHPTVVMSNAVHVYVSQAHKGELVMGAGIDSYNSYTQRGAFHIIEEQMAAALELFPVFARAHVLRTWGGIVDVSPDASPIVGLTPVDNLYLNCGWGTGGFKATPGVGWVYAHTIAHDTPHPLNAPFSLDRFTTGALVDEHGAAAVAH; this comes from the coding sequence ATGAGCCCCCGCACCCCCGGCTCCGAGCTCCCCGAGCACCCCGACCGGCTGTGGCGCACACCGGAGCCGAAGCGGTCGTACGACGTGGTGATCGTCGGCGGCGGCGGTCACGGCCTCGCCACCGCCCACTACCTGGCGAAGAACCACGGCATCACCGACGTCGCGGTGCTGGAGAAGGGCTGGCTGGCGGGCGGCAACATGGCCCGCAACACCACCATCATCCGCTCCAACTACCTGTGGGACGAGAGCGCCGGCATCTACGAGCACGCGCTCAAGCTGTGGGAGGGGCTGGCGGAGGAACTCGACTACCCGATCCTCTTCTCGCAGCGTGGTGTGCTGAACCTCGCCCACAGCCTCCAGGACGTCCGTGACAGCGTGCGCCGGGTCGAGGCGAACCGGCTCAACGGCGTCGACGCCGAATGGCTGGGCGCCGAGCAGGTCAAAGAGGTCTGCCCGATCGTCAACATCTCGCCGGACGTGCGCTATCCGGTCCTGGGCGCCACCTACCAGCCCCGGGCCGGCATCGCCAAGCACGACCACGTCGCCTGGGGACTGGCCCGCTCCGCCGACGCCGCCGGGATCGACATCATCCAGAACTGCGAGGTCACCGGCCTGGACGTGGTCGACGGCCGGGTCGTCGGCGTACAGACCACCCTGGGCCCGATCGCGGCAGGCAAGGTGGCACTCTGCTCGGCCGGTCACACCTCGGTCCTCGCGGCCATGGCCGGCATCGAACTCCCGCTGCAGAGCCACCCGTTGCAGGCGCTGGTGTCGGAACTGCTGGAGCCGGTGCACCCGACGGTCGTGATGTCCAACGCGGTCCATGTGTACGTCAGCCAGGCCCACAAGGGCGAGCTGGTGATGGGCGCGGGCATCGACTCGTACAACTCCTACACGCAGCGCGGCGCTTTCCACATCATCGAAGAGCAGATGGCGGCGGCGCTGGAGCTGTTCCCCGTCTTCGCCCGCGCCCATGTGCTGCGCACCTGGGGCGGCATCGTCGACGTCAGTCCCGACGCCTCGCCGATCGTCGGCCTCACACCGGTGGACAACCTCTACCTCAACTGCGGCTGGGGAACCGGCGGTTTCAAGGCCACCCCGGGCGTCGGCTGGGTCTACGCCCACACCATCGCCCACGACACCCCTCACCCCCTCAACGCCCCCTTCTCGCTCGACCGTTTCACCACCGGCGCGCTCGTCGACGAGCACGGCGCGGCCGCGGTGGCCCACTAG
- a CDS encoding ABC transporter substrate-binding protein has protein sequence MARQARQWRVGAAGTAVVTVMGLALTACGGAKVGDDTAGSGSSGSSDKCGTFNLAVNPWVGYEADAAVVAYVAQQELGCKVTKKDLKEEIAWQGFGTGEVDAVLENWGHDDLKKKYITEQKTGVEAGSTGNKGIIGWYVPPWLAKAHPDITDWKNLNKYAAEFKTSESGGKGQLLDGDPSYVTNDEALVKNLKLDFKVVYAGSETALIQAYRKAEKNKEWVIGYFYEPQWFLSEVPLVKVNLPAYKTGCDADAAKVACDYPVYDLDKIVSAKFAKSGSPAYDLVKKFNWTNDDQNTVAKYIAVDKMTPDAAAKKWVDANKDKVDAWLK, from the coding sequence ATGGCAAGGCAAGCAAGACAGTGGAGAGTCGGCGCCGCCGGCACGGCGGTCGTCACCGTCATGGGGCTCGCCCTCACCGCCTGCGGTGGCGCGAAGGTCGGCGACGACACCGCCGGCTCGGGCAGCTCAGGCAGTTCGGACAAGTGCGGGACCTTCAACCTCGCCGTCAACCCGTGGGTGGGCTACGAGGCGGACGCGGCGGTCGTCGCGTACGTCGCCCAGCAGGAACTCGGCTGCAAGGTCACCAAGAAGGACCTCAAGGAGGAGATCGCCTGGCAGGGCTTCGGCACGGGCGAGGTGGACGCCGTCCTGGAGAACTGGGGCCATGACGACCTGAAGAAGAAGTACATCACCGAGCAGAAGACCGGCGTCGAGGCCGGCTCGACCGGCAACAAGGGCATCATCGGCTGGTACGTGCCGCCGTGGCTGGCGAAGGCGCACCCGGACATCACCGACTGGAAGAACCTGAACAAGTACGCCGCCGAGTTCAAGACCTCGGAGTCGGGCGGCAAGGGCCAGCTCCTCGACGGCGACCCCTCGTACGTCACCAACGACGAGGCCCTGGTGAAGAACCTGAAGCTGGACTTCAAGGTGGTGTACGCGGGCAGTGAGACCGCCCTCATCCAGGCGTACCGCAAGGCCGAGAAGAACAAGGAATGGGTGATCGGCTACTTCTACGAGCCGCAGTGGTTCCTCTCCGAGGTGCCGCTGGTGAAGGTGAACCTGCCCGCGTACAAGACGGGTTGTGACGCCGACGCGGCCAAGGTCGCCTGTGACTATCCCGTCTACGACCTGGACAAGATCGTCAGCGCGAAGTTCGCCAAGTCGGGGAGCCCCGCCTATGACCTGGTGAAGAAGTTCAACTGGACCAACGACGACCAGAACACCGTGGCCAAGTACATCGCGGTGGACAAGATGACGCCCGACGCGGCGGCCAAGAAGTGGGTCGACGCCAACAAGGACAAGGTCGACGCCTGGCTCAAGTGA
- a CDS encoding GcvT family protein: protein MAGPRVVIIGAGVVGAALADEISARGWTEVTVVDQGPLPATGGSSSHAPGLVFQTNSSKTMTELARYTVEKFCSLDVDGKPCFLQVGGLEVATTPERLTELHRRHGWITAWGIESRLLSPEECVEQHPLLNPDRVLGGLLVPTDGLAKAVLAVEAQIRRATERGVAFLARHEVLDVRQTDGRVTGVLTDQGEIPADIVVCCAGIWGPRIARMVGMNLPLTPLAHQLAWTGPVPALAGQTEEAVRPILRHQDADLYYRDRFDAIGIGSYGHRPMPITADDILSVDAAGGMPSVMQFTEDDFADAWTETRSLLPATQDAKVEEGINGLFSFTTDNFPLLGESPAVKGFWVAEAVWVTHSAGVGRAVAEWLVDGHCSSFDLHECDVNRFEPHQLSPEYVLARDCQNFVEVYDILHPLQPSGHPRPIRTSPFHARQQEHGAFFLEANGWERPQWYEANAGLVEGRSIPTPDDWAARFWSPIVGAEAQVTRETVAMYDMTALKRLEVAGPGAADLLERLCTGKVAKSVGSVTYTLLLDHDGGIRSDITVARLGRDLFQVGANGNVDLDWFTRHLPADGTVQVRDITPGTCCVGLWGPLARKVLQPLTTEDFSADGLKYFRARSAYIGSVPVTAMRLSYVGELGWELYTTADQGQKLWDTLWQAAEPLGGIMAGRGAFNSLRLEKGYRSFGTDMTYEHDPYEAGVGFAVKSDKDDFIGKAASERRKADVRRKLTCLTIDDPRSVVLGKEPVLDGDRAVGYVTSASYGYTVGKGIAYAWLPAALATPGTTLHIGYFDRRVEAVVAEEPLFDPTMSRLRG, encoded by the coding sequence ATGGCGGGACCCCGAGTGGTGATCATCGGAGCGGGTGTCGTGGGAGCGGCACTCGCGGACGAGATCTCCGCGCGCGGCTGGACCGAAGTGACCGTGGTCGACCAGGGCCCGCTGCCCGCCACCGGGGGCTCCTCGTCACACGCCCCGGGCCTGGTCTTCCAGACGAACTCCTCCAAGACCATGACGGAGCTGGCCCGCTACACCGTCGAGAAGTTCTGCTCCCTCGACGTCGACGGCAAGCCCTGCTTCCTTCAGGTCGGCGGACTCGAGGTGGCCACCACCCCCGAGCGCCTCACCGAACTCCACCGCCGCCACGGCTGGATCACCGCCTGGGGCATCGAGTCCCGGCTGCTGAGCCCCGAGGAGTGCGTCGAGCAGCACCCGCTGTTGAACCCCGACCGGGTCCTCGGCGGCCTCCTCGTCCCCACCGACGGCCTCGCCAAGGCGGTGCTCGCCGTCGAGGCGCAGATCCGCCGGGCCACCGAGCGCGGCGTCGCCTTCCTCGCCCGCCACGAGGTGCTGGACGTCCGGCAGACCGACGGCCGCGTGACCGGCGTCCTCACCGACCAGGGCGAGATCCCGGCCGACATCGTCGTGTGCTGCGCCGGCATCTGGGGGCCGAGGATCGCCCGCATGGTCGGCATGAATCTGCCGCTCACCCCGCTCGCCCACCAGCTCGCCTGGACCGGCCCGGTACCGGCGCTCGCGGGCCAGACCGAGGAGGCGGTGCGCCCGATCCTGCGGCACCAGGACGCCGACCTCTACTACCGCGACCGCTTCGACGCCATCGGCATCGGCTCCTACGGCCACCGCCCGATGCCCATCACCGCCGACGACATCCTCTCCGTCGACGCGGCCGGCGGGATGCCGTCGGTCATGCAGTTCACCGAGGACGACTTCGCCGACGCCTGGACCGAGACCCGCTCCCTGCTTCCCGCGACGCAGGACGCCAAGGTCGAGGAGGGCATCAACGGCCTGTTCTCCTTCACCACCGACAACTTCCCGCTGCTCGGCGAATCCCCGGCCGTCAAGGGCTTCTGGGTCGCCGAGGCCGTCTGGGTCACCCACTCGGCGGGCGTCGGACGGGCCGTAGCCGAATGGCTGGTCGACGGCCACTGCTCCTCCTTCGACCTGCACGAGTGCGACGTGAACCGCTTCGAGCCGCACCAGCTGTCACCGGAGTACGTCCTGGCCCGCGACTGCCAGAACTTCGTCGAGGTGTACGACATCCTCCACCCGCTCCAGCCGTCGGGTCACCCGCGCCCGATCCGCACCAGCCCCTTCCACGCCCGCCAGCAGGAACACGGCGCGTTCTTCCTGGAGGCCAACGGCTGGGAGCGCCCGCAGTGGTACGAGGCCAACGCGGGACTCGTCGAGGGCCGCAGCATCCCCACCCCCGACGACTGGGCGGCGCGGTTCTGGTCGCCGATCGTCGGCGCCGAGGCCCAGGTCACCCGCGAGACCGTCGCGATGTACGACATGACGGCCCTCAAGCGGCTGGAGGTGGCCGGCCCCGGCGCCGCCGACCTCCTGGAGCGCCTGTGCACCGGTAAGGTCGCCAAGTCCGTCGGCTCGGTGACGTACACCCTGCTGCTCGACCACGACGGCGGCATCCGCAGCGACATCACCGTCGCCCGCCTCGGCCGTGACCTCTTCCAGGTCGGCGCCAACGGCAACGTGGACCTGGACTGGTTCACCCGGCACCTCCCCGCCGACGGCACGGTCCAGGTCCGTGACATCACCCCGGGCACCTGCTGCGTCGGCCTGTGGGGCCCGCTGGCCCGCAAGGTCCTCCAGCCGCTCACGACGGAGGACTTCTCGGCCGACGGCCTGAAGTACTTCCGCGCCAGGAGCGCCTACATCGGATCGGTGCCCGTCACCGCCATGCGCCTGTCGTACGTCGGTGAACTCGGCTGGGAGCTGTACACCACCGCCGACCAGGGCCAGAAGCTGTGGGACACGCTCTGGCAGGCCGCCGAACCGCTCGGCGGCATCATGGCGGGCCGGGGCGCCTTCAACAGCCTGCGCCTGGAGAAGGGCTACCGCTCCTTCGGGACCGACATGACCTACGAGCACGACCCCTACGAGGCGGGCGTCGGCTTCGCCGTCAAGTCCGACAAGGACGACTTCATCGGGAAGGCGGCGTCGGAGCGTCGCAAGGCCGACGTGCGGCGCAAGCTGACCTGCCTGACCATCGACGATCCGCGATCGGTCGTCCTGGGCAAGGAACCCGTCCTCGACGGCGACCGCGCGGTGGGCTACGTCACCAGCGCCTCCTACGGATACACCGTCGGCAAGGGCATCGCCTACGCCTGGCTCCCGGCCGCCCTCGCCACCCCCGGCACCACCCTGCACATCGGCTACTTCGACCGGCGCGTCGAAGCCGTCGTCGCCGAGGAGCCCCTGTTCGACCCGACCATGTCCCGCCTCCGTGGCTGA